A region of Streptomyces sp. NBC_01750 DNA encodes the following proteins:
- a CDS encoding SbcC/MukB-like Walker B domain-containing protein: MSITEHPAQHLVPAAAGELALGVPGADGRWQPTRAGIVNSWAWADEQLWFSDGWLALVGPNGSGKSLTASMLITVLLDADTSQTALSVSGKAAGTLTSRHTDWNDREDRVGIWWLEYGLRDAASGHTEFLTTGLWLRATGGHLHRAFFIAPGRVGSELTLEKDREPVRLDALAGQLADCHGELFADSKALRGSLTQVTLQDERSYRQAIRTRLFAPLNEVQFEALLAVLRSLRTAEAISATRMRQVLTDALPALDTENLTLIAEAMERIAELESKLQRTRQEAKLLESTDRNYHRYLHTVAQAEAAALTAANTDFDNQARRTREATDELDAAETAYEDAGRQQAHTQTEISELKGRLAADELLLRDHAGAELPHKEERARDLAAGAEAAAERADVAGADADEAAQKADHSSSAAQAAQQHLAGLADDLRAGVTDLGAEAAFENLLAASAALTAARSGADTALDTQWLCSHPLSWTEDRIRQIQAVDRALGKHQHTQGTQSDAAAERRSAEEQEDNRRDAARDATTGRRHAEEELAACLETWQEDAPQLGPVAAELIGPGQDSADRTDTGRLTTWLASAAAAARTRIDLPGHQLAAATDAALAQAAARRADEARADHTAAQDTTAEAAAAYQTAQQQADDESEADERRRMGAHQAHQQAQSTAQAELDEAGQALSDAASAAVREAGDWTGEIHSWRSRLVHLATTDLPLPDRSSPAAQLDALQPADLELTVARAHAQATVRLQRRADAAGQQVEAAAEQVAAVESELEESRQAAPIPPAPTWRTRTPEDGVPLWALVDFTPGLPASEADRLEGALLVAGLLDALVAPDGRLANGDLTFTPGAPAPGRTLADVLVVEAEPAPGTDRVREVLAAIPVDAPGSDVAAGRLAHGVLTASAPDGYQAAFIGQTTRERARQERVARLEQDLAAARDLLDGAQDELTRRRQDIAAADTERDSVPPATRLLNARDHVARQRQAADAAEHRTAQLLADARLALQSTLAALDAAASARTARVEAAAREHQHAHQAQTQAAAAAEDAQAICTEQMAAARHSEQAQANAAAAQKAADAEQAAFPRHAIDVVQTAQQAEDMAEQELTQARTDVLKATHRHQEAGKAVSEALRTLNRAAALPDGSLLPTEPHRLETHQAAVNQLTGHIQTWDNAARRVTDLFKRADDDRQQADTRRQRRTLARQEADKALLNAKEEAASVTEMRALYGAEYEELITHRETTAEALKRAEGNAEALRSRQETAGQAASAARATLETITPLRQAAEDKRDACLRRLGRLVGEHLATVPDDVPTDTTGRPAHLTAGLTWARRLLADAAGGTDRQAALTRLRDRHLTALETSARTASTALARFDRQVTLVSIEDTPWRRAVVADPAAVRGEDVHTTVQALNATAAQLEDDLRADVKQTLKTSLFTRLQRDIQLRREAAWDLVGKIYTTLKGVRTGVADVGVQVDWGVRDDPDAQRMVHLIEQPPSDDTFEQMYDVLRQRMNEKAGEPWPDRVAHTFDYRAWHDWKISVTHASFEAAGKEKFREVTARSNPLEALSTGERRLATMLPLLAAAWSMYSATGYQGPRLLSIDEIDAAFDDPNLRQVLALLRSWDFDVLATAPFMTPLIKKETRHAVIHQVVTTGRHRVTVPWLWQGHGEPQPLSLDLTAPQPQDTL, translated from the coding sequence ATGAGTATCACTGAACACCCCGCCCAGCATCTGGTCCCGGCTGCCGCCGGCGAACTGGCGCTGGGCGTGCCCGGTGCGGACGGCCGCTGGCAGCCCACCCGCGCCGGGATCGTCAACTCGTGGGCCTGGGCCGACGAACAGCTCTGGTTCTCCGACGGCTGGCTCGCCCTGGTCGGCCCCAACGGATCCGGCAAATCCCTCACCGCCTCCATGCTGATCACTGTCCTGCTGGACGCCGACACCTCCCAGACCGCCCTGTCGGTGTCCGGGAAGGCCGCAGGAACCCTCACCAGCCGGCACACCGACTGGAACGACCGGGAAGACCGCGTCGGCATCTGGTGGCTCGAGTACGGGCTGCGCGACGCCGCCAGCGGTCACACCGAATTCCTGACCACCGGCCTGTGGCTGAGGGCCACCGGAGGACACCTGCACCGGGCATTCTTCATCGCCCCCGGACGGGTGGGCAGCGAGCTGACCCTCGAAAAGGACCGCGAACCCGTACGCCTGGACGCTCTTGCCGGGCAACTGGCCGACTGCCACGGCGAGCTGTTCGCCGACTCCAAGGCCCTGCGCGGCTCCCTCACCCAGGTCACCCTCCAGGACGAGCGCTCCTACCGGCAGGCCATCCGCACCCGTCTGTTCGCCCCGCTCAACGAGGTCCAGTTCGAAGCACTGCTCGCCGTCCTGCGCAGCCTGCGCACCGCCGAAGCCATTTCTGCCACCCGGATGCGCCAGGTCCTCACCGACGCCCTGCCCGCCCTCGACACCGAGAACCTCACCCTGATCGCCGAGGCGATGGAGCGCATCGCCGAACTCGAAAGCAAACTGCAGCGCACCCGCCAGGAAGCCAAACTGCTGGAGAGCACCGACCGCAACTACCACCGCTACCTCCACACGGTCGCCCAGGCCGAAGCCGCAGCCCTGACCGCGGCCAACACCGACTTCGACAACCAGGCCCGCCGCACCAGGGAAGCCACCGACGAACTCGACGCCGCCGAGACGGCTTACGAGGACGCCGGCCGGCAGCAGGCGCACACCCAGACCGAGATCTCCGAGCTCAAGGGCCGCCTGGCCGCAGACGAGCTGCTGCTGCGCGACCATGCCGGAGCTGAATTGCCGCACAAGGAGGAACGCGCCCGCGACCTTGCCGCCGGAGCCGAAGCCGCCGCCGAACGGGCCGACGTAGCAGGCGCCGACGCCGACGAAGCGGCCCAGAAAGCCGACCACAGCTCCAGCGCCGCCCAGGCCGCGCAGCAGCACCTCGCAGGACTCGCGGATGACCTGCGCGCCGGCGTCACCGACCTGGGGGCCGAAGCCGCCTTCGAGAACCTTCTCGCCGCATCCGCAGCCCTGACCGCGGCCCGCTCCGGCGCCGATACGGCCCTCGACACCCAGTGGCTGTGCAGCCACCCCCTGTCCTGGACGGAAGACCGCATCCGCCAGATCCAGGCCGTCGACCGTGCCCTGGGCAAGCACCAGCACACCCAGGGCACCCAGAGCGATGCGGCAGCCGAACGACGCAGCGCCGAGGAGCAGGAAGACAACCGCCGCGACGCGGCCCGCGATGCCACTACCGGCCGTCGGCACGCCGAGGAAGAGCTGGCCGCCTGCCTGGAGACCTGGCAGGAAGACGCGCCCCAGCTCGGCCCCGTGGCGGCCGAGCTGATCGGCCCCGGCCAGGACAGCGCCGACCGTACCGACACCGGCCGTCTGACCACCTGGCTGGCCTCCGCAGCCGCTGCGGCCCGGACACGGATCGACCTGCCCGGCCATCAGCTGGCCGCGGCCACCGATGCCGCACTCGCCCAGGCCGCGGCCCGCCGCGCAGATGAGGCCCGCGCGGATCACACCGCCGCACAGGACACCACGGCCGAGGCCGCCGCCGCGTATCAAACCGCTCAGCAGCAGGCGGACGACGAGAGCGAGGCCGACGAACGCCGGCGCATGGGCGCCCACCAGGCTCACCAGCAGGCCCAGAGCACTGCCCAGGCCGAACTCGACGAGGCCGGCCAAGCCCTCAGCGACGCCGCATCCGCAGCCGTCCGGGAGGCCGGTGACTGGACCGGCGAGATCCACTCCTGGCGCAGCCGGCTGGTGCACCTGGCCACCACCGACCTTCCCCTGCCCGACCGGTCATCGCCGGCAGCCCAGCTCGATGCCCTGCAGCCCGCCGACCTCGAACTCACCGTTGCCCGCGCGCACGCCCAGGCCACGGTGCGTCTGCAGCGCCGTGCGGATGCCGCCGGCCAGCAGGTAGAGGCCGCGGCCGAACAAGTGGCTGCCGTCGAAAGCGAGCTGGAAGAAAGCCGCCAGGCCGCACCGATACCTCCGGCACCCACCTGGCGCACCCGCACCCCCGAGGACGGCGTCCCCCTGTGGGCCCTGGTCGACTTCACCCCCGGCCTGCCCGCCTCGGAAGCGGACCGCCTCGAGGGCGCCCTCCTCGTGGCAGGTCTCCTCGACGCCCTGGTCGCCCCCGACGGCCGCCTCGCCAACGGCGACCTCACCTTCACTCCCGGAGCGCCGGCGCCAGGACGCACGCTGGCCGATGTGCTGGTCGTCGAAGCCGAACCCGCCCCAGGCACCGACCGGGTGCGCGAAGTCCTCGCCGCCATTCCCGTGGACGCCCCCGGCAGTGACGTGGCCGCAGGCCGACTGGCCCACGGGGTCCTCACCGCCAGCGCCCCCGACGGCTACCAGGCGGCCTTCATCGGCCAAACCACCCGGGAGAGGGCGCGCCAAGAACGCGTAGCACGCCTCGAACAAGACCTGGCAGCGGCCCGCGACCTCCTCGACGGCGCACAGGACGAACTGACCCGCCGCCGCCAGGACATCGCAGCCGCGGACACAGAGCGCGACAGCGTCCCCCCGGCCACCCGACTCCTGAACGCCCGCGACCACGTCGCCCGCCAGCGCCAGGCCGCCGACGCCGCCGAGCACCGCACCGCACAACTCCTGGCCGATGCCCGCCTGGCCCTGCAGAGCACCCTGGCCGCTCTGGACGCCGCCGCGTCCGCGCGCACCGCCCGCGTAGAGGCCGCCGCACGCGAACACCAGCACGCCCACCAGGCCCAAACCCAGGCCGCCGCCGCGGCCGAGGACGCGCAGGCCATCTGCACGGAGCAGATGGCCGCGGCCCGGCACAGCGAGCAGGCACAGGCGAACGCCGCCGCTGCCCAGAAAGCCGCCGACGCAGAACAAGCCGCCTTCCCCCGCCACGCGATCGACGTGGTCCAGACTGCTCAGCAGGCCGAGGACATGGCCGAACAGGAGCTGACCCAGGCCCGCACGGACGTCCTCAAAGCCACCCACCGCCACCAGGAGGCCGGCAAAGCCGTCAGCGAAGCACTGCGCACCCTCAACCGGGCCGCGGCTCTGCCCGACGGCAGCCTCCTGCCCACCGAGCCGCACCGTCTGGAGACCCACCAGGCAGCCGTCAACCAGCTGACCGGACACATCCAGACATGGGACAACGCGGCGCGCCGTGTCACCGACCTCTTCAAGCGCGCCGACGACGACCGGCAGCAGGCCGACACCCGCCGACAGCGCCGCACCCTCGCCCGGCAGGAGGCCGACAAGGCGCTGCTGAACGCCAAGGAAGAAGCCGCCTCCGTCACCGAGATGCGCGCCCTGTACGGAGCCGAGTACGAAGAGCTCATCACACACCGTGAGACCACCGCCGAGGCGCTGAAGCGAGCCGAAGGCAACGCCGAGGCCCTGCGCAGCCGACAGGAGACCGCCGGCCAGGCCGCCAGCGCCGCACGGGCCACTCTGGAGACCATCACCCCGCTGCGCCAGGCTGCCGAGGACAAACGCGACGCTTGCCTGCGCCGGCTCGGCCGGCTGGTGGGCGAACACCTCGCCACCGTCCCCGACGACGTGCCCACCGACACCACCGGCCGCCCCGCCCACCTCACCGCCGGACTCACCTGGGCCAGGCGCCTGCTCGCCGACGCCGCAGGCGGCACCGACCGCCAAGCTGCCCTGACCCGGCTGCGCGACCGCCACCTGACCGCACTGGAAACCAGCGCCCGCACCGCCAGTACCGCTCTGGCCCGCTTCGACCGGCAGGTCACCCTCGTCAGCATCGAAGACACCCCCTGGCGGCGCGCCGTCGTCGCCGACCCCGCCGCCGTGCGCGGCGAAGACGTCCACACCACCGTCCAAGCTCTCAACGCCACCGCCGCCCAGCTCGAGGACGACCTGCGCGCCGACGTCAAACAGACCCTCAAAACAAGCCTGTTCACCCGACTGCAGCGCGACATCCAACTGCGCCGGGAAGCAGCCTGGGACCTCGTCGGCAAGATCTACACCACCCTCAAAGGCGTCCGCACCGGCGTCGCCGACGTCGGAGTCCAGGTCGACTGGGGCGTCCGCGACGACCCGGACGCCCAGCGCATGGTGCACCTCATTGAACAGCCGCCGTCCGACGACACCTTCGAGCAGATGTATGACGTGCTGCGCCAGCGCATGAACGAAAAGGCCGGCGAACCGTGGCCCGACCGCGTCGCCCACACCTTCGACTACCGCGCCTGGCACGACTGGAAGATCTCCGTCACCCACGCCTCCTTCGAAGCCGCCGGCAAGGAGAAATTCCGCGAAGTCACCGCCCGCTCCAACCCGCTGGAAGCCCTCTCCACCGGCGAACGGCGCCTGGCCACCATGCTGCCGCTGCTGGCCGCCGCCTGGTCGATGTACTCCGCCACCGGCTACCAAGGACCACGCCTGCTGTCCATCGACGAGATCGACGCCGCCTTCGACGACCCCAACCTGCGCCAAGTCCTCGCCCTGCTGCGCTCCTGGGACTTCGACGTCCTGGCCACCGCCCCCTTCATGACCCCACTGATCAAGAAGGAGACACGGCACGCCGTGATCCACCAGGTCGTCACCACCGGCCGCCACCGCGTCACGGTGCCCTGGCTGTGGCAGGGTCACGGCGAACCCCAGCCCCTCAGCCTCGACCTGACAGCCCCTCAGCCCCAGGACACGCTGTGA
- a CDS encoding helix-turn-helix transcriptional regulator → MTIFPPDPNLAALRLELARLRSERGWTYDELARRSGLARRTLIEIEQGRTIGSLKTWHALAHALNVPVDHLFATLCDGHAPPAEAAD, encoded by the coding sequence GTGACGATCTTCCCGCCCGACCCGAACCTCGCCGCGTTGCGTCTGGAGCTGGCGCGGCTGAGGAGCGAGCGCGGCTGGACCTATGACGAACTGGCCCGCCGCAGCGGCCTGGCCAGGCGCACCCTCATCGAGATCGAGCAGGGCCGCACGATCGGATCCCTCAAGACCTGGCACGCCCTCGCCCACGCCCTCAATGTGCCGGTCGACCACCTTTTCGCCACCCTCTGCGACGGTCACGCGCCTCCCGCGGAGGCCGCCGACTAG
- a CDS encoding UvrD-helicase domain-containing protein: MNPTDEQTAAADVFRAGDHLALQAGAGTGKTSTLVLLASATRRRGRYIAFNKAIAQDAAARFPATVACKTAHSLAYAAIGHRYVRRLNGPRQAGWKTGMALGISKSVRIGERDVTHKALSHAVLRTVTRYCHSADRTLTRHHVPRLRGLEDPDLHAQLAYVILPFAQKAWADLQHPDDGVVRFDHDHYLKIWSLTDPTIDADFLLLDEAQDTNPVLEQVFTAQRAHAQPVMVGDSAQAIYGWRGARDVMTGFDGHALTLSQSFRFGPRLAEEANRWLAIVDAPIRLTGTEAVPTSLASVDRPDAVLCRTNIGAMTEVMAHLGAGYRVGLAGGGEGLRALATAARDLKEGRRAWHPELLLFPSWGELQDYAEHDPAGGDLKPFVDLIDQHGPDAILTAVDQLTPEAQADITVSTAHRAKGREWGTVRIADDFTPPKATDQQDANGRPIPGPIDDGEARLAYVAVTRTRERLDLGGLSWIHDHPEGHIQRTPQPAAA; encoded by the coding sequence CTGAATCCGACTGACGAACAGACCGCAGCCGCCGACGTCTTCCGCGCCGGCGACCATCTGGCTCTCCAGGCAGGAGCCGGGACCGGCAAGACCAGCACGCTTGTGCTGCTGGCCTCGGCCACCCGGCGTCGAGGCCGCTACATCGCCTTCAACAAGGCCATCGCCCAGGATGCCGCCGCCCGCTTCCCTGCCACCGTGGCTTGCAAGACCGCCCACTCCCTCGCCTACGCCGCGATCGGCCACCGATATGTCCGCCGCCTGAACGGCCCACGCCAGGCCGGCTGGAAGACCGGCATGGCCCTAGGCATTTCAAAATCCGTCCGCATCGGGGAACGCGACGTGACGCACAAGGCCCTGTCCCACGCCGTGCTGCGCACGGTGACCCGCTACTGCCACTCCGCCGACCGCACCCTCACCCGCCATCACGTCCCGCGCCTGCGCGGCCTCGAGGACCCGGACCTCCATGCCCAACTCGCCTATGTGATCCTGCCGTTCGCCCAAAAGGCCTGGGCCGACCTCCAGCACCCCGACGACGGTGTGGTCCGCTTCGACCACGACCACTACCTGAAGATCTGGTCCCTCACCGACCCGACGATCGACGCTGATTTCCTTCTCCTCGACGAGGCCCAGGACACCAACCCCGTCCTCGAACAGGTCTTCACCGCCCAACGCGCCCACGCCCAACCGGTGATGGTCGGCGACTCCGCCCAGGCCATCTACGGATGGCGCGGCGCCCGCGACGTCATGACCGGCTTCGACGGCCACGCCCTGACCCTGTCGCAGTCCTTCCGCTTCGGCCCCCGACTCGCAGAGGAAGCCAACCGGTGGCTGGCGATCGTCGACGCGCCGATCCGCCTGACCGGGACCGAGGCGGTCCCCACCTCACTTGCCTCGGTCGATCGTCCCGATGCGGTGCTGTGCCGGACCAATATCGGAGCCATGACGGAAGTGATGGCACACCTCGGCGCCGGTTATCGCGTCGGGCTGGCCGGGGGAGGGGAGGGCCTGCGTGCCCTGGCCACCGCTGCCCGCGACCTTAAGGAAGGACGCCGCGCCTGGCACCCGGAACTGCTCCTCTTCCCTTCCTGGGGAGAACTGCAGGACTACGCCGAACACGACCCCGCCGGCGGTGACCTGAAGCCGTTCGTCGACCTCATCGACCAGCACGGCCCGGATGCCATCCTCACCGCAGTCGACCAACTCACCCCTGAAGCCCAGGCCGACATCACCGTCTCTACCGCCCACCGCGCCAAGGGCCGTGAATGGGGGACCGTCAGAATTGCCGACGACTTCACCCCGCCCAAGGCCACCGACCAGCAGGACGCGAACGGCCGCCCGATTCCCGGCCCGATCGACGACGGCGAAGCTCGTCTCGCCTACGTCGCCGTCACCCGTACCCGGGAGCGGCTCGACCTCGGCGGCTTGTCCTGGATTCACGACCATCCCGAGGGCCACATCCAGCGCACCCCACAGCCAGCAGCGGCATGA
- a CDS encoding DUF2398 family protein: protein MNEDLLLAADLRESARRLVATGRLRAESDPEEYRTAVKAHQALAEFFRTELNWTLEVHEVAGLIRLHKRRIDAPADRGPLLSRERRPLASATVMILVCLACEQLWRRPRMSLRELLQAIAQVCAAEAPEGRLPRFPVVASQEVSKKEAREHRQSLADALKLLVAEGTVTVDADLDRALADDDGDLVVTASRDRLAAKFSSLSPTLLELNDLPPQQHAAALSAESLMDHTLEGADAPPTLEQRRLRVIRRLVDDPATDPLDDDTDTTAYLHTLTGRERALNVTAALGLAATVRRDWWQTTDPTGQASGIDFPNGRRMERQAALALLATLPGRDDPTAALTLTEVTDLFTRVRHSQPRWAASYDRISALARAAAAELTSVGLLTPDPEMPDQWQPTPGVHLWRVRVHQSAPAAARPDISPAAPPRFEQQALAEPTAEPDRSHDARQGDEG, encoded by the coding sequence ATGAACGAGGACCTTCTGCTCGCCGCCGACCTGCGGGAGAGCGCCCGCCGGCTCGTCGCAACCGGCCGTCTGAGAGCGGAGAGCGATCCCGAGGAATACCGGACGGCCGTCAAAGCCCATCAGGCACTGGCGGAGTTCTTCCGCACCGAACTGAACTGGACCCTGGAAGTCCACGAGGTCGCAGGCCTTATCCGCCTCCACAAGCGCCGCATCGACGCCCCCGCCGACCGCGGGCCGCTGCTGTCACGCGAGCGGCGTCCGCTGGCGTCCGCCACCGTGATGATCCTGGTCTGTCTGGCCTGCGAGCAGCTGTGGCGCCGCCCGCGCATGAGCCTGCGGGAACTCCTGCAGGCCATCGCCCAGGTCTGCGCCGCCGAGGCCCCCGAGGGACGGCTGCCCCGCTTCCCCGTCGTGGCCTCGCAGGAGGTGAGCAAGAAGGAGGCCCGCGAGCACCGGCAGAGCCTGGCCGATGCCCTCAAACTCCTCGTCGCCGAGGGCACCGTCACCGTCGACGCCGACCTGGACCGTGCCCTGGCCGACGACGACGGCGATCTCGTCGTCACTGCCTCCCGCGACCGCCTCGCCGCCAAGTTCTCCTCGCTGTCGCCCACCCTGCTGGAACTGAACGACCTGCCTCCCCAGCAGCACGCCGCAGCCCTGTCGGCCGAGTCCCTCATGGACCACACCCTCGAAGGGGCGGATGCGCCACCCACGCTGGAACAGCGGCGTCTGAGGGTCATCCGCCGTCTGGTCGACGACCCCGCCACCGACCCGCTCGACGACGACACCGACACCACCGCATACCTGCACACCCTGACCGGACGCGAACGCGCCCTCAACGTCACCGCCGCCCTGGGCCTTGCCGCCACCGTGCGCCGCGACTGGTGGCAGACCACCGATCCCACCGGCCAGGCCAGCGGCATCGACTTCCCCAACGGCCGCCGCATGGAACGCCAGGCGGCCCTCGCCCTGCTGGCAACCCTCCCGGGCCGCGACGATCCCACCGCGGCTCTGACGCTCACCGAAGTCACCGACCTGTTCACGCGCGTGCGGCACAGCCAGCCCCGCTGGGCCGCCTCCTACGACCGCATATCAGCGCTGGCCCGCGCCGCAGCCGCCGAACTCACCAGCGTCGGACTGCTCACCCCCGACCCCGAGATGCCCGACCAGTGGCAGCCCACCCCCGGCGTGCATCTGTGGCGCGTCCGCGTCCACCAGAGTGCCCCGGCCGCGGCCCGCCCCGACATATCGCCTGCTGCCCCGCCCCGGTTCGAGCAGCAGGCCCTGGCCGAACCCACGGCTGAGCCGGACCGCTCGCACGATGCCCGCCAAGGAGACGAAGGATGA
- a CDS encoding DUF2397 family protein — MPEDLVRERYLALLAALEELSTRGPMSTLSDIATQVKTVGYHDPLPEPELRNSLDQLAKWGFAEPFRDYAAPVRSFQGLVVRQEAWALTRRGRGVVAAVRAAVVDVVRALQLPSRLLDGVGRTLRDILEHLGGDHGLLPGDLEDVRTRIDELQRVTADFYAALAKMVQSDVTDNEVFGENRDRVVEALRQFPREYGRGLPRVETALAELREAGFSRAVEAASEHAGLVDAADQQHWIDERVRRLADLEAWFKPDGTVHRLISSASGAVHTLLVAIDRRYMARRRGSDLGVDFRALAYSLHRQPDDIDARRVYAAAFGDWPAWHAVIRTGEEDVAHGTAARAGTSRHHVEVTLREHERHGPSTGRPRKVPDTTASRAAAQAEAQAAARRRRHLTGLLATEGEVGLEHFAGLPSDAAVVLLNAVEVALSQYDPEAGCGRAEVDDAGLQVTVRPGRPQTTVTVALAEGRLSGPDLRVSVTPLGQSTAVHNPPAARAEQTWSVA, encoded by the coding sequence ATGCCCGAGGACCTGGTGCGCGAACGGTACCTGGCGCTGCTGGCCGCCTTGGAGGAGCTGTCCACCCGCGGGCCGATGTCGACGCTGTCCGACATTGCCACACAGGTGAAGACCGTTGGCTACCATGATCCGCTGCCTGAGCCCGAGTTGCGTAACTCGCTGGACCAGTTGGCGAAGTGGGGCTTTGCCGAACCGTTTCGTGATTACGCGGCCCCGGTGCGCAGTTTCCAGGGCTTGGTGGTGCGGCAGGAAGCATGGGCGCTGACTCGCCGGGGGCGGGGGGTCGTTGCTGCGGTTCGCGCAGCAGTCGTTGATGTGGTGCGCGCCCTGCAGCTGCCCAGCCGTCTGCTGGACGGCGTGGGGCGCACGCTGCGGGACATCCTCGAGCATCTGGGCGGCGACCATGGTCTGCTGCCGGGTGATCTCGAGGATGTCCGCACCCGCATCGATGAACTGCAGCGGGTCACCGCCGACTTCTATGCGGCGCTGGCGAAGATGGTGCAGTCCGACGTCACCGACAACGAGGTGTTCGGCGAGAACCGGGACCGGGTCGTCGAGGCGCTGCGCCAGTTTCCCCGCGAATACGGGCGGGGCCTGCCGCGGGTGGAGACAGCGCTGGCCGAACTGCGTGAGGCCGGCTTCTCCCGGGCGGTTGAGGCGGCGTCCGAGCATGCCGGGCTGGTGGATGCGGCCGATCAGCAGCACTGGATCGACGAGCGGGTCCGCCGCCTGGCCGACCTGGAGGCCTGGTTCAAGCCGGACGGCACCGTGCACCGGCTGATCAGCTCGGCCAGCGGCGCCGTCCACACGCTGCTGGTCGCCATCGACCGCCGCTACATGGCCCGCCGGCGCGGCAGCGACCTCGGCGTCGATTTCAGGGCTCTGGCCTACAGCCTGCACCGTCAGCCGGACGACATCGATGCGCGCCGGGTGTACGCGGCGGCGTTCGGGGACTGGCCTGCCTGGCACGCCGTCATCCGCACCGGTGAGGAGGACGTCGCCCACGGCACGGCTGCCCGGGCCGGCACCAGTCGCCATCACGTCGAGGTGACCTTGCGGGAACACGAACGGCACGGCCCTTCCACCGGCCGGCCCCGCAAGGTGCCCGACACCACCGCCAGCCGTGCCGCCGCCCAGGCCGAAGCGCAGGCCGCCGCGAGACGCCGCCGCCACCTGACCGGGTTGCTGGCCACTGAAGGCGAGGTCGGCCTCGAGCACTTCGCCGGGCTGCCGTCGGACGCGGCCGTCGTCCTGCTCAACGCTGTTGAGGTCGCACTCAGCCAGTACGACCCCGAGGCCGGCTGCGGGCGGGCCGAGGTCGATGACGCAGGCCTGCAGGTGACCGTGCGGCCCGGCCGGCCGCAGACGACGGTCACGGTCGCACTCGCCGAAGGCCGCTTGTCCGGACCCGACCTGAGGGTCTCCGTTACCCCGCTGGGCCAGAGCACCGCCGTGCACAATCCGCCCGCGGCCCGGGCCGAACAGACCTGGAGCGTGGCATGA
- a CDS encoding PadR family transcriptional regulator produces MDAKMTPQRESVLRAFLEKPTEPRYGYELMKATKLASGTLYPLLTRLESEHMVTAEWETPNEERQRPRRYYKLTGEGVRTARLELAQHTLDNSPGSVGIARPAPGRST; encoded by the coding sequence ATGGACGCGAAGATGACACCCCAGCGAGAGAGCGTCCTGCGGGCGTTTCTGGAGAAGCCGACTGAGCCGCGGTACGGGTACGAGCTGATGAAGGCGACGAAGTTGGCCAGCGGCACTCTGTACCCACTGCTCACCCGGCTGGAGAGCGAGCACATGGTCACCGCCGAGTGGGAGACTCCCAATGAGGAGAGACAACGACCCCGGCGCTACTACAAACTCACCGGCGAAGGCGTGCGTACGGCCCGGCTTGAGCTTGCCCAGCACACTCTCGACAACTCACCTGGGTCTGTCGGTATCGCCCGGCCCGCTCCAGGGCGCAGTACATGA
- a CDS encoding tyrosine-type recombinase/integrase, translating to MFATRAGARLREPEVWKLLRRLAAKAGLPQAASIKPHVLRHGFITDSLYVGVPLQDAVNHKAPRTTQRDN from the coding sequence CTGTTCGCGACAAGGGCCGGGGCGCGGCTGCGCGAGCCGGAGGTGTGGAAGCTGCTGCGCCGCCTCGCGGCCAAGGCCGGCCTGCCGCAGGCCGCCTCCATCAAGCCGCACGTCCTTCGGCACGGCTTCATCACCGACTCCCTCTACGTCGGCGTGCCGCTCCAGGACGCGGTCAACCACAAGGCCCCCCGTACCACCCAGCGCGACAACTGA